In the Flavobacterium sp. J372 genome, one interval contains:
- a CDS encoding SRPBCC domain-containing protein → MKNDLLFDFNVNKENKTIIITREFAAGVALVWKAWTTPELLDQWWGPQPWRAETKSMDFTEGGYWLYAMVGPRGPKALRQVNIYENFAGRIILCESCFH, encoded by the coding sequence ATGAAAAATGACCTTTTATTTGATTTTAATGTAAATAAGGAGAACAAAACAATTATCATAACCCGCGAATTTGCTGCCGGCGTTGCATTGGTATGGAAGGCGTGGACAACCCCGGAACTACTCGACCAATGGTGGGGCCCGCAGCCATGGAGAGCCGAAACAAAATCCATGGATTTTACGGAAGGTGGGTACTGGCTATATGCGATGGTGGGACCCAGAGGGCCAAAGGCACTACGCCAAGTCAACATTTATGAAAATTTTGCCGGAAGAATTATTCTCTGCGAAAGTTGCTTTCACTGA
- a CDS encoding helix-turn-helix transcriptional regulator yields METRRDIFQAVADPTRRAIILLIATQAMTPNAIAEHFDTTRQAVSKHLRILAECELVTQKQQGREIYYSLQIEKMKQIDQWLEQFRKIWETRFNQFDDLLSTIKTNNHEK; encoded by the coding sequence ATGGAAACAAGACGTGACATATTTCAGGCGGTGGCAGATCCGACAAGAAGGGCTATAATATTGCTCATAGCCACACAAGCGATGACACCCAACGCTATAGCTGAACATTTTGACACAACAAGACAGGCGGTATCAAAACACCTGCGCATACTGGCTGAATGTGAACTGGTTACGCAAAAGCAGCAGGGCAGGGAGATATACTATTCGCTACAGATTGAGAAAATGAAACAAATTGATCAATGGCTCGAGCAGTTCCGAAAGATTTGGGAAACGCGCTTCAATCAGTTTGACGACTTATTATCAACCATAAAAACCAACAACCATGAAAAATGA
- a CDS encoding AEC family transporter yields MDSIILIFICMLAGVAAQRVKAFPPNSHTALNQFVIHISLPGLALYYIPKIAINSSLLYPLGVSWISFALSFAFFAGLGKIFNWPRKLTGCLILTGGLGNTSFVGFPIIEALYGKAGLETAIIVDQPGTFVVMATLGIVVAAAYSKGAVGGSAIIRKIIFFPPFVAFFIGLMMNVAGYDFIEDVDLVFQRLGSTVTPVALVAVGMQLKIDPKSKHYKFLATGLFFKLMIMPAFFALLYKIILKGDGLMIDVSVVESAMAPMITAAILAASHGLKPRLAGMMIGVGIPLSFITVAFWYYIVNLL; encoded by the coding sequence GTGGATTCCATCATTCTCATATTTATATGTATGCTTGCCGGAGTAGCAGCTCAAAGGGTAAAAGCATTCCCGCCTAATTCACATACTGCACTTAACCAGTTTGTCATCCACATATCGCTGCCGGGGCTGGCGCTGTACTATATCCCAAAAATTGCTATCAATTCCTCGCTGCTGTACCCGCTGGGTGTATCATGGATAAGCTTTGCCCTGTCATTCGCATTTTTTGCCGGATTGGGTAAAATCTTCAACTGGCCAAGAAAACTTACTGGCTGCCTTATTTTAACAGGTGGGCTCGGCAATACATCATTCGTTGGGTTCCCTATAATCGAAGCGCTTTATGGCAAGGCCGGGCTTGAAACGGCTATAATTGTTGACCAGCCCGGCACGTTTGTCGTGATGGCGACACTCGGTATTGTTGTGGCTGCTGCCTACAGCAAAGGTGCGGTAGGAGGGAGTGCCATCATCCGGAAGATAATTTTCTTCCCCCCGTTTGTGGCTTTCTTTATTGGGCTGATGATGAACGTTGCCGGGTATGATTTTATAGAAGATGTTGATTTAGTATTCCAAAGACTTGGCAGTACAGTCACACCTGTGGCACTCGTGGCAGTAGGCATGCAACTGAAAATAGATCCAAAAAGCAAACACTATAAATTCCTCGCGACAGGGCTGTTTTTTAAGCTTATGATAATGCCCGCGTTCTTCGCATTGCTCTATAAAATTATATTGAAAGGTGATGGGCTTATGATTGATGTTTCGGTGGTAGAATCAGCCATGGCACCGATGATAACAGCAGCCATACTCGCTGCCAGCCACGGACTCAAACCCCGCCTTGCCGGTATGATGATAGGAGTGGGCATACCGCTTTCGTTTATCACCGTTGCCTTTTGGTATTATATCGTAAATCTTCTTTAA
- a CDS encoding DUF1801 domain-containing protein, with protein MEISADIINYNHSQMADDKAICELLAKEITTQLPEAENKVWHGHPVWFLDGNPIVGYSKQKKGLRLMFWSGKDFNEPSLNIIGEKFKDASIFYNSVGEVIIADLHRWLEKSRDIQWDYKNIVKRKGVLERLK; from the coding sequence ATGGAGATTTCAGCAGACATCATAAATTACAATCATTCGCAAATGGCAGACGACAAAGCTATTTGCGAATTGCTTGCAAAAGAAATCACGACGCAACTTCCCGAAGCTGAAAATAAGGTATGGCACGGCCACCCCGTTTGGTTTCTGGATGGTAACCCAATAGTGGGCTACAGCAAACAAAAGAAAGGATTGCGCCTGATGTTTTGGAGCGGTAAGGACTTTAACGAACCGAGCCTGAATATTATAGGCGAAAAATTTAAAGATGCTTCAATTTTTTACAATTCCGTTGGTGAAGTCATCATCGCCGACTTACACCGGTGGCTTGAAAAGTCACGCGACATACAGTGGGATTATAAAAACATCGTAAAACGTAAAGGTGTTTTGGAAAGGTTGAAATAA
- the meaB gene encoding methylmalonyl Co-A mutase-associated GTPase MeaB, with amino-acid sequence MENENHHKSALQERDGVQQPENISNESFNHIVELRRKQPSAQELIDGILKHDRAALSRAITLVESDNPTHLDKASAVINACLAHANNSVRIGITGVPGVGKSTFIEAFGKHLTHLDRKVAVLAVDPSSSLSHGSILGDKTRMEELVKDENAYIRPSASGDTLGGVARKTREAIILCEAAGYDTIIIETVGVGQSETAVHGMTDFFLLLKIAGAGDELQGIKRGIMEMADLIVINKADGDNIKKAKLAKTEFNRALHLFPPKASGWQPKVTTCSAVTRDGIPEIWDMMLDYFEMSKNNRYFEERRARQNETWLTETIEEQLKANFYARKDIASLLKKQKEAVINNEASPFTAAKKLLEKYFGKGKQ; translated from the coding sequence GTGGAAAACGAGAATCATCATAAATCTGCACTGCAAGAACGTGACGGTGTGCAGCAGCCCGAAAATATCAGTAACGAGTCATTTAATCATATTGTTGAGCTTCGACGTAAACAGCCATCTGCGCAGGAGCTTATTGACGGCATACTGAAACATGACCGTGCCGCACTTAGCCGTGCCATTACCCTTGTGGAAAGTGACAATCCTACACACTTGGACAAGGCTTCGGCGGTTATAAATGCCTGCCTGGCGCATGCTAATAACAGCGTGCGCATAGGTATTACCGGCGTACCAGGTGTTGGCAAGAGCACTTTTATAGAGGCTTTCGGGAAGCATCTTACACACCTGGACAGAAAGGTTGCTGTGCTGGCTGTTGACCCGAGCAGTTCACTCTCACACGGCAGCATATTGGGCGACAAAACCCGCATGGAAGAACTGGTGAAAGATGAAAACGCCTATATACGCCCTTCAGCATCAGGCGATACACTTGGCGGCGTGGCGCGAAAAACCCGTGAGGCTATTATTCTTTGTGAGGCTGCGGGTTATGATACCATTATAATTGAAACTGTCGGTGTCGGCCAAAGCGAAACGGCTGTGCATGGTATGACAGACTTTTTCCTCTTGCTTAAGATTGCCGGAGCAGGTGACGAACTACAGGGTATTAAACGCGGCATTATGGAGATGGCCGACCTGATCGTAATCAATAAGGCCGACGGCGACAATATTAAAAAAGCGAAACTGGCCAAAACGGAATTTAACCGAGCACTGCATCTTTTTCCACCCAAAGCATCAGGCTGGCAGCCAAAGGTTACCACCTGCAGTGCAGTAACGCGTGATGGTATCCCGGAAATTTGGGATATGATGCTTGATTATTTTGAAATGTCGAAGAACAACCGATATTTCGAAGAACGCCGCGCCAGGCAGAATGAAACCTGGCTTACAGAAACTATTGAGGAACAGCTGAAAGCAAATTTTTATGCACGTAAGGATATTGCTTCGCTTTTAAAGAAGCAAAAGGAAGCAGTAATAAATAATGAGGCATCGCCGTTTACTGCAGCGAAGAAATTACTGGAGAAATATTTCGGAAAGGGTAAGCAATAG
- a CDS encoding MFS transporter, with product MTYTSSDKDNHKELTQKTVYSILFAISFGHLLNDLLQAVIPAAYPILKDKYALTFTQVGLITFSYQMAASILQPFVGFYTDKHPKPYSQLVGMCFTASGIILLSYASSFHIILLSVILVGIGSSIFHPEASRVSYLASGGKRGLAQSIFQIGGNTGTAIGPLLVAWIVVPNGQQHIIWFVAAAMLAIIVLSYIARWYQNHLNLAAKKKIVLENLPNLSQTRVVISVIILLVLIFSKYFYIASISSYFTFYLIEKFSLSVADAQFHLFLFLLSVAAGTLLGGPLGDKFGRKYVIWFSVLGAAPFTLMLPYADLFWTTVLSIIIGTIMSSAFPAILVYAQELLPKKLGMVSGLFYGFAFGMGGLGSALLGNLADHTGIEYVYHICAYLPLIGIIAYFLPNLKKSV from the coding sequence ATGACCTACACATCTTCAGATAAAGACAATCACAAAGAACTTACACAAAAAACAGTATATTCAATACTCTTCGCCATTAGTTTCGGGCATTTGCTTAATGATTTGCTACAAGCAGTAATACCGGCGGCATACCCAATTTTAAAGGATAAATATGCGCTTACTTTCACTCAGGTAGGCCTAATTACATTCTCCTACCAAATGGCGGCCTCTATATTGCAACCGTTTGTTGGTTTTTATACCGATAAGCACCCGAAGCCTTACTCACAGTTGGTAGGCATGTGCTTTACTGCATCAGGAATTATCCTGTTAAGCTATGCATCATCATTTCACATAATTTTACTTTCGGTAATATTGGTCGGTATAGGTTCGTCGATTTTCCATCCGGAAGCATCACGGGTTTCCTATCTGGCATCCGGCGGTAAGCGCGGGCTTGCCCAATCCATATTCCAGATAGGAGGGAACACAGGTACGGCAATAGGGCCGCTGCTTGTAGCCTGGATTGTAGTACCCAATGGCCAGCAGCATATTATATGGTTTGTCGCGGCGGCAATGCTTGCAATAATTGTATTAAGTTATATTGCCCGCTGGTATCAAAACCACCTGAACCTTGCTGCAAAAAAGAAAATCGTGTTGGAAAACCTACCGAACCTTTCACAAACACGGGTTGTAATTTCTGTGATAATATTGCTTGTGCTTATATTTTCCAAGTACTTCTACATTGCAAGCATATCAAGCTATTTTACTTTTTACCTGATAGAAAAGTTCAGTCTCTCTGTAGCCGATGCGCAGTTTCACCTGTTTCTTTTCCTGCTGTCGGTAGCCGCAGGTACACTGCTTGGTGGTCCGTTAGGTGATAAGTTCGGGCGGAAGTATGTAATATGGTTTTCTGTACTGGGCGCAGCTCCTTTTACGCTGATGCTCCCGTATGCAGACCTTTTCTGGACAACGGTGCTGTCAATAATCATCGGTACTATAATGTCTTCCGCATTCCCTGCCATTCTGGTGTATGCACAGGAATTGCTTCCGAAAAAACTCGGTATGGTCTCCGGTTTATTTTACGGATTTGCATTTGGCATGGGCGGGCTTGGGTCTGCCCTCCTTGGTAACCTTGCCGACCACACCGGCATTGAGTATGTATACCATATCTGCGCTTATCTTCCCCTTATTGGTATAATCGCTTACTTCCTGCCAAACCTGAAGAAAAGTGTTTAA
- a CDS encoding T9SS type B sorting domain-containing protein produces MKKFSIILLLLFSIPVFAQGEANNWYFGNRAGIKFNDDGSVSLLDDSRMDTNEGCASISDANGNLLFYTDGRNVWRKNGTKMPNANYPINGLMGDPSSTQSGIIVPKKGDPNIYYIFTVDEPHHINASVYPNQYTGSYSNAIGDAVPQADDGFNNGFNYSIVDLSAAGGLGDVVTRNVHLQTYNPLDAEEIKYKCSEKITAVKTADGSGFWVITHFVDNFYAFKVDATGVNVTPVITNIIPLIPTSGYRRNSIGYLKASPDGKKIAIAHNQIGSITGGTEANGVVYVYDFDAATGVVSNPVKVSDNATPYGIEFSREVKKLYVSYSNGGLFNGVWQYNLLAPDISASGIQVGFVGVNQSGALQLGPNGKIYKSILSGTALDVIEQPEEDGTNCLYINAGQPVGGPPGKQTLFGLPPFITSLFSAKIIATNTCLGQTTALELDATGAFDSVVWDFDDSTPTSTATRPQHTFTAAGTYNVTATITKDGETTVITTPITISVVPVANIAPQITLCDLDNNGSESFDLSANTPAILGTQSAADFDVKFYSSQANADTDTAPLNATAYLNILPTETIFARISNKANSKCYATTSFTIVLSQSPAAGPQTVNTCDDAVDGDDTNGQAVTNLNTVTQQILQGNTQFSVQYYATVSDAVVPQNPLPPQFYNTTPNQQIIHARITNISTPICFNIVPVTINVAPLPVVAGPATLVQCDLGVAPDGITQFNLAQANAQLTGGTAGLTVRYFDSAVSAQSGTGEITGLYTNTSNPQVITARVENIQTDCYRLAPVTLQVNFSPAPMVTIEECDNDSNGTDGITQFNLNDAGVATGTNTVAYYLNENDALAEQNALQASYINTTNNQIVYARIENNNACVAIQQIKLVARRLPDIDTTGEGVVCLNRITPITLTSGLQGSTSGFSFLWSTLENTPTIQVTQPGIYTVVVTDISNAAGCSRTRTITVSASDIAKITDVEILDLRDNNVVTVYAEPNNPVTTTYLYSIDAPNGPYQASNVFENVTAGFHTVYVYDDQGCGVVHKDITVLAVPKFFTPNADGVNDTWNIIGVNALFYKNSKIYVFDRFGKLLADVNPRGEGWDGFYDGRKLPATDYWYVVQLDDGRTVKGHFSLLR; encoded by the coding sequence ATGAAAAAATTCTCCATAATATTGCTTCTGCTTTTTTCGATTCCTGTTTTTGCTCAGGGAGAAGCGAACAACTGGTACTTTGGCAACAGAGCCGGAATAAAGTTTAATGATGATGGAAGTGTATCGCTCCTGGATGACAGCAGGATGGATACTAATGAAGGTTGTGCAAGTATAAGCGATGCCAATGGGAATTTATTATTTTATACTGACGGACGGAATGTTTGGCGCAAAAACGGTACTAAGATGCCTAACGCAAACTATCCCATAAACGGCCTTATGGGCGACCCGTCAAGCACACAATCGGGAATCATAGTTCCTAAAAAAGGTGACCCTAACATATACTACATTTTTACGGTAGATGAACCACATCATATAAATGCCTCTGTTTATCCCAACCAATATACCGGCTCTTATTCAAATGCAATAGGAGATGCCGTACCGCAGGCCGATGACGGTTTTAATAATGGCTTTAATTATTCTATAGTGGATTTGTCTGCAGCCGGAGGATTGGGGGATGTGGTTACTCGAAATGTACATCTTCAAACATATAATCCGTTAGATGCAGAAGAAATAAAATATAAATGCTCTGAAAAAATTACTGCTGTGAAAACCGCAGATGGCAGCGGCTTTTGGGTAATAACACATTTTGTAGATAATTTTTACGCTTTTAAGGTAGATGCTACAGGAGTAAACGTTACACCTGTAATAACCAATATTATCCCGCTTATACCAACTTCCGGCTACAGGCGCAATTCTATAGGATACCTTAAGGCATCACCTGATGGCAAGAAAATTGCAATAGCACACAACCAGATAGGCAGCATTACCGGTGGAACAGAAGCAAATGGCGTTGTATACGTTTATGATTTTGATGCTGCAACAGGAGTGGTTTCAAACCCTGTCAAAGTAAGTGATAATGCAACACCTTATGGCATCGAATTTTCACGTGAGGTAAAAAAGTTATATGTGTCTTACAGTAATGGCGGATTATTTAATGGAGTTTGGCAATATAATTTATTGGCGCCGGATATTTCAGCATCCGGTATACAGGTAGGTTTTGTGGGTGTTAATCAGTCAGGTGCATTACAATTGGGGCCAAATGGTAAAATCTATAAATCTATTCTGAGTGGCACTGCACTTGATGTTATAGAACAGCCTGAGGAAGATGGTACAAATTGTCTTTACATAAATGCAGGGCAGCCTGTAGGAGGGCCACCGGGAAAACAAACTTTGTTTGGCCTTCCTCCATTTATAACGTCTTTATTTTCGGCTAAAATTATTGCAACCAACACCTGCCTGGGCCAGACAACCGCTCTTGAGCTAGATGCTACCGGAGCGTTTGACAGTGTGGTATGGGATTTTGATGATAGTACCCCAACATCAACAGCTACAAGGCCCCAGCATACATTTACAGCAGCAGGCACATATAATGTTACTGCCACAATAACTAAAGATGGTGAAACAACAGTTATTACAACGCCTATAACTATTTCTGTTGTGCCTGTAGCTAATATTGCGCCACAAATAACACTATGTGATTTAGACAATAATGGCAGTGAAAGTTTTGATTTATCAGCAAATACCCCCGCAATACTCGGCACGCAAAGCGCTGCAGATTTTGATGTGAAGTTTTACTCATCACAAGCTAACGCAGATACTGACACTGCCCCGCTTAACGCTACGGCATATTTAAATATTCTGCCTACAGAAACCATTTTTGCGCGTATTAGCAATAAAGCTAACTCAAAGTGTTATGCCACAACATCATTTACCATTGTGTTATCACAATCTCCTGCGGCTGGTCCGCAAACAGTAAATACCTGTGACGACGCGGTAGATGGAGATGATACCAACGGGCAGGCAGTGACAAACCTGAACACTGTAACCCAACAGATTTTACAGGGCAATACTCAGTTTAGTGTTCAATATTATGCCACAGTCAGTGATGCTGTGGTGCCACAAAACCCGCTCCCCCCACAATTTTATAACACTACACCAAACCAGCAAATTATACATGCGCGTATAACAAATATAAGCACACCTATATGCTTCAACATAGTGCCCGTCACCATTAATGTTGCTCCATTGCCTGTAGTGGCAGGCCCTGCTACATTAGTGCAGTGCGATTTGGGTGTTGCTCCCGATGGCATTACGCAGTTTAACCTGGCACAGGCAAATGCACAGCTTACAGGTGGCACAGCGGGACTAACTGTACGTTATTTTGATTCGGCTGTTAGTGCGCAGTCGGGCACAGGCGAAATCACAGGTTTGTACACCAATACTTCAAATCCCCAGGTAATTACTGCACGTGTAGAAAATATACAAACCGATTGTTACCGCCTGGCACCCGTTACGCTTCAGGTGAATTTTTCGCCGGCGCCTATGGTTACCATTGAAGAATGTGATAATGACAGCAACGGTACAGATGGGATCACTCAGTTTAACCTAAATGATGCAGGCGTTGCTACAGGAACTAACACTGTTGCTTATTATCTTAATGAGAATGATGCGCTGGCTGAACAGAATGCCTTACAGGCTTCTTATATAAACACTACCAATAATCAAATTGTATATGCCCGTATTGAAAACAACAATGCGTGTGTGGCCATACAGCAGATAAAGCTTGTGGCGCGACGGCTGCCTGATATTGATACAACTGGCGAAGGCGTTGTATGCCTTAACAGGATAACTCCAATAACGCTTACCTCAGGGTTGCAGGGCAGTACAAGCGGCTTCTCTTTTTTATGGAGCACCCTTGAAAATACACCAACAATACAAGTAACCCAGCCCGGCATTTACACAGTTGTTGTAACTGACATTAGCAATGCTGCCGGCTGTAGCCGCACACGTACAATTACAGTATCGGCAAGCGATATTGCCAAAATCACAGATGTTGAGATACTCGATCTTCGTGATAATAATGTAGTGACTGTTTATGCTGAACCAAACAATCCTGTTACCACCACTTACCTGTACAGCATTGATGCACCAAATGGGCCCTACCAGGCCAGTAATGTATTTGAGAATGTTACCGCTGGTTTCCATACAGTGTATGTGTATGATGACCAGGGTTGCGGCGTGGTGCATAAAGATATCACGGTGCTCGCAGTGCCTAAATTTTTCACCCCAAATGCTGATGGTGTAAACGATACCTGGAACATCATTGGCGTGAACGCGCTATTTTACAAAAACAGCAAAATATATGTGTTTGACCGTTTTGGCAAACTGCTGGCTGATGTAAATCCGAGAGGTGAAGGATGGGATGGATTTTATGACGGGCGTAAATTACCTGCAACCGACTACTGGTATGTTGTACAGCTTGATGATGGCCGGACTGTAAAAGGGCATTTCTCGTTATTGCGTTAA